The window GCACTTAAAAAAACAAGACAGTGAAAAGTCAAGTTTATGAATTTGAACGTCTGTCCTGAAGTAGTATTAATTAACCCTTTCCTTGAATTTGATGTAGTACATTCCTGAATCATCCTTCAGACTTTGTGTCTTtttactctttctctctctctctctctctgtgtgtgtgtagtTAAACCCTTTCTCAATAGTACATGTACAATCTCGATTATGCGGATGCATGACTGCATGGAAGACCGACCAGTGACTAATTAGACCCTTGAATATTTTCAAAGCTCGCTGAGGCAGTTAAAGTTAAACAAGATATATAGGTTTGGTGCTAATGAAGAAATGTACTCGAGGAGCAACATATATCTGATTTCATTAAATACTTATTATTTATATTCCCGTACACAGTGATCAGTCACAATTATGACAGTATAAGTAGGTACGTAGTgaaaagagatttttcagtgacGGAAACACAGGATGATAcatcatatgtcattatacaaatggtgggatatgtgtgttaaaaagttaatagcttaaaaaataaaaaatttcactacttatataaaaacacatggtaTACTACTCGTGTTCTGGTCACAAAGAAAAATTTCTCCGAAGTGACATCGATCGATCGATCATGCAACTCAGCAAGTAGCAATACTAGTTTGTAAGTTCTAATGAGAGTTGAACACTTATCATCTTTAGTTTGGAGACATGAGGATATAAGAGATTGGGATTAACTAAGGTTGTAAGCTGATAAGGAATTTGTATAATAGGGGTTTTAGCTAAAACAATCACTATAGTGTTGAAACACTTAGAATGGATGTGAATGATAGATTTTCTCAGTGATAATGTTAGATTGATTAGGATTGTATAATGGGAAGAGTCCTTATCAACCATCATCATATGCAGTAGAAAACAAGGGGTCCTTGCGCTCTCTCAATCATGCAAACTAAAGAATAATTAGATCCCAGTCATTGAGCAATTGCATCCAGTTGAGGAGAGCTGCAGAAGATCCctagtttccaagagatttctTCTTCACGTTAGTGGTTACTTTTGGTACTGTAGTTATTCTATTCCACTGACTTTATTTATATTGATcttacatttggtatcagagctttcaCATACCAATTAACCCTAAGAAGAAAGCATCAAGAATTGTTTTGTGTTTCAAATCAAAGAactgatttatatatatagttcAAAGAGGGATGTATGTGAACAAATGACAGCTAAAGCTGTCTGTGTTGACAAAAGTGTAATCAATACCAATATACATACATTAGTAATGGCACTAGGATTCGAAACATAGACATTGATCATCTAAAGAAGTTCAGTTGTTCATGTCTTGGATTCGAAGTGTCATAACACTTCATATATCAACGTGTGAATCAAGTCAGTTGAAAAATCATAAGGGTTTCTATTCATGACTACAGAAAACTCATATGTTGGATATGAAGGTGGTATGATTAAGAGAATTACTCGCATACTCCTCAATCTAAAATTGTTGAGTCTGTGAAGTAAAGATGGGGATTAAAGATTAATATTTTCATTCCATATCAATACAGCCATGAACCCAAGttccatgaacctcaacacagTTGAACCTCTCAAGGTGTCAACTATAAGAAGTGGAAAACATGATTTGGAGATAGTTTTGGGTGTCTTGGATATGGTTTGGCGTTAATTAAGAACTGAAGAACCGCCAATGCCAAATGAAGGATGCACTTTGAGCCAAAGATCCAAGCATGAAAAATGGGAGAAATCGAACAAAATATCCCTCATGATAATCAAAAGGTCCATGATTGTTCTTGGAGGCTTCCCAAAGGCAACTAATGCAAAGAAGTTCATGAAATCGATCAAAGAGAAGTGCAAAGAGTCTTTTCAGACAAAAACTGGGAACTTTATGAACTCACTGACAACCATTAGATACGATGGTGAAGGGAGTGTCCATGAATACATTCTCAAGGATATCGACATTGTTGGGAGCTTAGAACACTTGAGGTACCCATTTCTGAAACATTTTCGGTCCATGTCATCATGAATTCCTTGCCTAATACTTATACTTAGTTAAAAGTATCCTATGATGCACTGCAAGCAAAGTGGGATGTCAATGAATTAATATCTATATGTGTGGGTGAGGAAGTGAGGATTAAGAAGGAAAGGGTTGAAAAGGAGAAGGGTGAGTCGGTGAATTTTGTTCAGGGTTATGCAAAGAATGCCAATAACTACAATTCGGATACTGCTAAAAGGAATTCTGCCAGAAACATTCCTCCCTCTAAAAAGACCTTCAAGGTTAATAACTCATCAATTTGTAAGTGTTATTTTTGCAAAAAGACAGGTGATATGAAGAGAAAATGTCCTAAATACAAGTCATGGCTTGCCAAACAAGAggcaaagaaaagtaaaaataaaatttcaaatgtttttgcTTGTTTTAAGTCCAATTTGATTGATATACCTAGCAATGATTGGTGGCTCCAATTCTTCTATTCATGTTACTAATTCATTGCAAGACTTCATAACAAACAGAACACTAAATAAGGATGAAGTCAAGGTTTCAGTTGGCAATGGAAGAACAGTTGAAGTCAAGACACTAGGGACTGTTAgattaaaattagattttggtttttgCTTGGAGCTAGAAAATGTTGTCTATGTACCTTCCATGAGAAGGAATTGGTTTCCGTTTCTAAGTTAATACTATTgggattttattttactttaaatAATATTGgcttcaatgtttttttttataaatcttCTCATATTGGCACTAGATTTCTATGTGATGGGATgtttaaattcaaaaccaatttgattgaaagtatctttaatgttgaaaaagAAGTCAAAAATTCGAAAAATTCTTCAAATCTTTGGTGTAGGAGACTCGGCCacatatcaaaatgaagagtgGAACTTTTGGTTAAAAATGACATCTTGCCTCCATTGAATTtcaatgattttgatttttgcattGAATGTGTTAAGGGGAATTTGGTTAATAAACGTAAAGAGGGTTCAACTAGGAGTAAGCAACTCCTAGAAATAATACATATAGACATTTGTGGTCCATTTCCTACTTAAacaattgaagaaaataaatattttattactttcattGACGATTATTCTAGAGATTGCTACATATATTTGATCCCAGAAAAATCAAAAGCCTTGGAAGTgcttaaaatttataaaactgaagttgaaaatcaattggaaaagaaaattaaaatcataagGTCTAATAGAGATGGAGAATATTATGGTAGATATACACAAAATGGCAGGCATCCAGGACCATTTGCCTTGTTTTTACAAGACAATGGAATAGTGGCTCAATACACCAACCCAGGCACACCCGAGCAAAATGGGGTCACAGAGAGAAGGAATATAACCCTAATGGATATGGTAAGAAGCATGATTTGTAGGGTTTTCTTGCCTAAATATTTATGGGGAGATGCAGTAAAAACTGCAAATTATTTGTTGAATATAGTTCCTTCAAAAGCAGTAGAAAACACTCCATTTGAATTATGGACTGGAAAGAGACCGAGCTTGAATCATTTTCACGTTTGGAGATGTAAAGCAGAAGCCAAAATTTACAACCCCAGTAGTGTTAAACTTGATCCCAAGACAATTAGTTATTGCTTCATTGGTTATGCCGAGAGATCAAAAGGGTTTAAATTCGACCCTTCTAGCAATCAAGGTCCTAAATTGTTGAGACAGAGAAAACAATATTTATGGAGCACAGTCTGGACGATGAGTCTGGGACAAATGATAATGATTTTGTGTTTGAAGAGGAAATAGACACTAGCACTACTATAGAACATGCAAAGACTTCTTCTCTCAAGGCATCAATAGTGGCAACTGAATTTCCAAGGTACATGCATGATGACACATAGGCAATTGAATTTCCAAGGCACATGCATAATGATACAAATGAAGTTGAAGGGAACGTGAATTCTGAGCAAGGAAATAAATTGGGAGCCATACCACCGATTGATAATGATGTCAATATCAACCGTGTCAATGAGCTTATGGACACCGAAGCATTACACATGCAAACACAGCAAGGGCAAGAGGGTGGCATAGTTGAAAATCAACCAATGGTCCTGAGGAAATCAACTAGGTTAAGGAGATCAACCGCCTTAGAAAATTTTGTGTACATGACTGAAGCAGCAGCCAACAACATTGATTTGTCAGAATTCGATGATCCCAAAACTTTTaaagaagcattatcaagtatAAATGCTACCAAATGGATAGAAGCAATGGAAAGTGAACTGGGATCGATGAAAAATAACGAAGTCTAGGAGCTTGTAGAGAAAACAGAAAACATGAAGCCAATAGGCTGCAAATAGGTATTCAAGACCAAAAGAGATTCGAAGGGAAACATAGAGAGGCACAAAGCGAGACTTGTAGCAAAAGGGCTTACTCAAAGAAGGGGAGTGGATTATAAAGAGACCTTCAGTCCTTTTTCAACAAAAGATGCATTTAGAGTTATTATGGACATCGTTGCACATTTAGATCCAGTCTTGCAGCAAATGGACGTCAAGACGGCATTCTTAAACGGTGACTTTGAAGAATGCATCTACATGAAGTAACCAGAGGGATTCTTAGAAGAATGGAATCAAAATTCAGTTTGTAGATTGAAAAACCCAATATATGGTTAAAACAAGCATCAAGACAATGGTATCTCAAGCTTCATAGAGTTGTTAAAGAGAATGGCTTTGCTGAGAATCCTTCTCATAACTGCATATACTTGAGGATTAGTGGGAGTAGCTTCATAATATTGGTcctttatgtggatgacatacgACTTGCAATGAACACAGGTAGCTTATTGGAAGAAACCAAGAAATTGCTGCAAGAAaactttgaaatgaaagaccttggagaAGCTTCGTATGTTCTTGgtattgaaattaaaagagATAGGAATAATggattgctggggttatcacaaaagGGTTACTTGGACAAGGTTTTAAAAAGATTTAACATGGCTTCTTGTGGCATTATTGAAATGCCAATTTCAATGGATGACAGATAAAGCAAAGAGCAGTGTCCCAAGAGTGAGTTGAAAAGAAGAAACATCGAAGGCAAACCACATGCCTCTCTTGTTGGAAGCTTGATGTATGCACAAGTGTGCACAAGACTTGATCTTGCTTTCACTATCAGTGTTCTTGGCAGGTTTCAATCTGACGCAGGGGAGGCTCACTGGAATTGAGCCAAGAGGGTATTGAGGTACCTTCAAAGAACCAAGGAACATATGCTTATTTACAGGAAAACTGATGAGCTTGTGTTAGAAGAGTATAGTGATTCATATTTTGCTGGATGTCTAGATGACCTTAATTCTACTTTGGGTTATATTTTCACTATGGCATGTGGTGCAGGTTCGTAGAGAAGTGTGAAGCAGGCAACAGTGGCTCTACCATGGTGGCTGAATATCTCTCATGTTGTGAAACTGTCAATCAAGCTATatggttgaaaattttcattgcagGACTTAGTGTAGTGGATTCTATTTTGAGACCAATTCAAATTTATTGTGATAACAATGCAGCTATTTTCTTCAGcaagaacaacaaaaatcaTCTGCAACAAGTAATTTAGAtatcaaatatttgattgatcGAAAGAAAGTGACGGCAAGTTTGGTGAAGATTGATTACTTGGAGACCGGTTCTATGGTTGCTGATCCTTTAAACAAAGCAGTTCCGGTTGTGGTTTTCAAGAAGCATTTTGCAAAGATCGGTCTGTTAGCTAGTTTTGATTATGTTAATTAGTGGGAGCAAGTAAATCCTGGAACGTGTTTTGTTATCAGTTACTAGTTCATATGATTGGTATTTATGAATAAGTATTAATAAAGTTTTCTTCATTGATAAGGTTTCCACACTAACGAAGTCTTAAAAGTTGTGTGGTTGTTTCGAAGTTTTCCCTTTAGATGCACAGCTTTAGTTATGACAGTACATGTATATTTTATTATGCATAATGGTTTTGACAATATTATGATTGGTCAGTAGGACAAACAACCAAGAGTTCCAATATGAAACATTAAGATAAATTGATCTATCGATTCTTAAGGGGACCAAGTGCAGGATGTGAGAAACTATACATCTACAGACACATTTTACACAAAATCTTGTGGGAGTTCAATGTGTTAGTCAGTTTTGTGAATGTAATTATGGGGATTTTGTTCGACGAATTGAACAGGTTACCCCTTAGTTCTTCATGAATACTAATTAATTACCTGAACTTATATTCGTGATTCAAGTTGGTGCTGATCTCGTGAATCAAGTATTAGCTCTAGTGGGATAATGTAAGTTCTAACGAGAGCTGAACACTTGATCATCTTTAGTTTGGAGACGTGAGGATATAAGATATAGGAATTAACTAAGGTTGTAAGCTGATAAGGAATTTGTATATTCAGCTAAAACAGTCACGATAGTGTTGAAACACTTATAATGGATGTGAATGATAGATTATTGATTAGGTTATTGATTAGGATTGTATAATTGGAAGAGTCCTTATTAATCATCATCGTATGTAGTATAAAACAAGGGGTCCCTGCGCTCTCTCAATCactcaaaataaataatactcAAATCCCATTCATTGAGCGATTGCATCCAGTTGAGGAGAGCTGCAGAAGATCCCTAGTTTCCAAGAGATGTCTTCTTCAGTTTAATGGTTACTTTTGGTACTGTGATTATTGTATTCCTCTTACTTTATTTATATTGATCTTACAGTTGTTACCATAGCTTTATGTGGGCTATACTTGGTACAGTTTCCGGGAGTTTGTCGTCAAACTTGCAACTGGTTGTTTCGCCTGGATCACAGTCAATTCTGTTATTGCCAGATTCATCATAGCAGAGGGCGACTTGGGccaaatatattaatttcttgctCTGCTTCTGCATTTGTTGATAGCATCTGATATTGACGGAATGTCCGCCAGTTTCGGACTCAATGGCCTTTGTTATCTGATCGATGGAGTACAATTTGTATAACGACATCTTTGGCTGAAGTGGTTGGGGTACAATATTAGCCTTCTGCAGGATTTGAGCTATATCAAAATCATGGTACGTCGCTAGGGTCTTCCGGAAGTACTCGGTCTTCGGGAACACGTTGTCGGAGCACTTTCCGTGCTTATCATACTCTCTTTGCCAGAATTCGACATGGTCCCCTTTTCTCCAATCCCACCACGAACTGAGTAGCTCCTTTTTCAGTGCATCATCCATCtacatatattatttaattaaaacataagAAGAAAACTAGTTAAGAATACACGTACATACACGGAAACACACGTACATATACGGTACACATGTAGGGAGATATATAatgatacatatatacacatatacatatatacatacatacacatacgTAGGGACACACATGAATATTAACTattgagagttaatttgtgaaTAATTACCCCATTCACATTAAAGGCATCCCCCATGCAGGTAAGGGATGAAGAGGATGATTTATTCGCAGGCCAGAGACCATGAATAGTGAACTGAAGATGAGATGGTTGCATGATGTGGCATTTATTCACCCCCCCTATAGCTTGGCATTCAGCAGCTGGCCAGAACTGAACATGCATAAAGTATTGGAATGGTGTGTAAGCGGATGAAACTGTgacaaacaagaagaaaaatatgactTGCACTAACTTTGACTCCATTTCTATTTCTACCTGATGTTTTGAAGACGAAGTTGCATGTATTTATAGTACCTATggggtggaggtggaggtggaggtggtgaAGGGGTTAAAAGGAAACGATCGAAACAGATGCGAAATTGCGAAAAACTTAATTAAGTAACATTCCTACTCCCACTACAAATGAAAATCAATACAAGTCTGCAATTCAGTATATAACTTGTTACATATCACTATCAAGTTTTCAATTTATAGGCAAAAGAAACTGCATGCATGTGTGGACATGCTGTGAGAAATTTGTATCCAACACagattattgttttgtttccatttCAAAAATTCACCAACAAATTACACATATACATTTTCAAGTACTCCATCACGACCATTACACATGCCACCTTCCCCATCTAAAGAATAAGTTAATTTCTAATCAAGCCAAGGTTGCTCACGAGAGGAACCTTCATTCGACCTGAATGTCATGAATATCAATCAATAAGAAACCCACTTAGTTTTATGGCTTTTCTTCCCTTTATGGTAAATATggaattaaattgaaaaattcTTAATTATATACAAATCATTTACCTATGATATTGATGTTTCAAACActatcttttcttccttttttttttcttttttctg of the Pyrus communis chromosome 1, drPyrComm1.1, whole genome shotgun sequence genome contains:
- the LOC137730251 gene encoding ribonuclease S-7-like; the encoded protein is MESKLVQVIFFFLFVTVSSAYTPFQYFMHVQFWPAAECQAIGGVNKCHIMQPSHLQFTIHGLWPANKSSSSSLTCMGDAFNVNGMDDALKKELLSSWWDWRKGDHVEFWQREYDKHGKCSDNVFPKTEYFRKTLATYHDFDIAQILQKANIVPQPLQPKMSLYKLYSIDQITKAIESETGGHSVNIRCYQQMQKQSKKLIYLAQVALCYDESGNNRIDCDPGETTSCKFDDKLPETVPSIAHIKLW